CTGGGGTGAAAACTTCTTTTCCCAGATAACATTATTTACAAAATTTCTTCTTCCAAATATCTCATCACACAATACCTTCAAATAATGGCATTCATCATCATCAATAGAAATCCAGAGCGTTCCATCATTACGTAATAGCCTGTGCAATATTTCAATTCTTGGTTTCATCAGACTCAACCAGATGGAATGCTCCAGCCCGTCATCATAATGTTCAAAGGCATTCCCTGTGTTATAGGGAGGATCAATGTAAACGCATTTAATTTTCCCGGTAAAATCCTGCTCAAGGGCCTTCAGGGCAAGGAGATTATCACCAAAGATAAGCATGTTACCCACCCCTGTTTCCCCTCCCAAGAGGGGACTTTTTATTCCCCTCTTGAGAGGGGTAGGGGTGTGTCCGTATGACTTTTCAGGGTCTTCAATCAATATACGCGGCTCCAGCCTCGGTTGTTCATCCTTGCCTATCCATGTGAGTTCGAGTTTTTGGTTTTTGGTCATATTGAATATCTTTATATTTTTACATTAATAATACACACTCTTTGATACAGAGGGTGATTACAAACCAAGTAATTTAGATATTAATAAATGCTTCTGTACGTTTATTTCATTCATTAATCCCAGAGTGAAGGCTCTTTAGCATAGTTAGTCAATGAAGATACGGAATTTTGAGGACCTTTATTATATAGCTCATTGTATGTATCTATTAAAACTTTTGGATTTAGCATCTCGTATATAACTTTCGCTATATCTGCAAAAGGCACCTCGAGATTGAAACGCCCTTTCTTAATTTTTGCAAAAGGAGTTTCAAAACTTAACAGTTCTGCTTTAGATTTTAAACAAGTTTCCACAATTATCCATTGGTCTTTTTCAAGCATTCTTATCAGCTCAGTAAGATTTATTGTGTAATTTAAATAAATCCTTCCAATCATCAATGCAATGATATCTTCTGTCAAAAGTGGAAACACTGAAAATGGCGCCAAGTTTGCAGAAAAACCACGGCGGTCTAAAGAATTGAAAGGAAAAACAACATCATTATTTTGCTCCCAACGGTTTTTAATACTTTCGTATCTTGAGTCAAAATATTTTATGGCCTTATCAACATTATCTAATTTTTTGAAATCAACGCATTCTAAAATCATATAATTGCCAATTAATTCGCTATGGCAACACGTTTTTCTCGCTTTTTTAATAGTTTTCTTAAGTATCGATAAATAGTTCTTTAGTGGAACATCAGAAAGCATAATTGTTAACTTTGAACCATCAAATTTTGTCATCCCAGTGTTAAAAAACTCTACTACCTCTTGCAACCTTTCCTTTTGTCTTGATATCCTTCGTCCCCTTTTTTTTGAAGACTTTACTTCTATAAGTTCAATGTCACTATTATCTGCTATTGTAGTTATATCTCCCGTTCTTAAAAAGTTGCTGATATCATTTATTATAGCCTTCTTTTTTCCAAGAAGAATTTCTTCAGAGAAGACAAATAACTCTGTAATTAATCCCTTGTCAAGGCGAACCGGACCACTGACCTCTTTGTTTGATAAGACGGATAAAATTGCCCTATTATAGTTTAAATACCTCCATGCCATCCCATCTACTATAGTCTTTAATGCCTGATTGATTATAAGAATAGCACCTATCTGATTCTGATATGTTTTTATTTGTTCCTCCTTCGCTTCTTTAGGTGACCTTGAATCGGCTTCAAGGTTACTTAACATTTTATTTATAGAATCTATGGCTTTTGTATGTTGCAATAAGTCGCTTAAAATGGATAATTGAAGCTTATAAATAGAGAAAGTACTTTTCCGTCTTTTTCGACTTATGTGTAAGTAATCTTCAAGTAGTTCTTTATAATCTTCTTGTAATGGCATCCATATAGCATTAATCAGACGTGAATAATCTTGTTTTTTACTACTGGCAGTAACTGTTTTCTGTTTAAATTCCACGATATTTGTCAGTTTGTTAATTTATTGCAAATAGGATCTTTATTATAAATATTCAGATATTGCCGCAAGCGATTCTGTCAGCTTAATCTCAGCATTGCAGTTCGGACAGATAATCGTTGGTTCTGTCATTTATTTTCTCCTGATTACAATAATATCTGTAGTAATCGGCACATTTTCGATCTGCTGCGATTTAAACACCAACTATCTCCCAATACCCACCTTTATCAGGACCGATGCGTTTTATAACCCCTTTTTTTCTAAGTCTGGTTATATGGTATTTTACTCCGTCTTCAGTTATTCCTATAACCGCTGCCAGTTCTTTTTTAGTAACGTCAGGTTTGTTCGTAATAGCCTCTAGGATTTTCTGGGTAGTTTTCTGGGTAGTTTTCTGGGTAGTATCTACCACCTCTTTTTCACCCACCCTATCACCTAACTTTTTCTCCCGAATTTCTACCCCCATTTTCAGTGTCCGTTTTAAGATAATTGTATAAAAATCTGTCTGCCTGATGTAAGGCGTCGGCAGTTCTGCTGTAGCCATTGCTTCTTTCATCCGACTGATTCCGGTGCCTGCACGTTCTACCTTGTCCATCCTAAAAAACATATCTGCTATTCGTTCATTTCTTCTTACGGAAATCTTTCCGAAGTCGCTTTTCTTTGCACCGGGGAAAACGCCGGGGTTGACTATCTCAACCCTGTCATCATATACTTCTACCATAAGGCTTGTGCCGCGCATACTGTAATCACGGTGAATTATTGCGTTGGCAATTGCCTCGCGCAATGCCTCAAATGGTATCTCATAGATGTCTTTGCGGTTCACGCCTTTTATCTCGCTGCGTCGGTTCAAATGTTTCATAAGGAACAATACTGCTGCATTGAACTGGGTAAGGAGGTCTTCTTCCACATCCTGTCTGTCATAGATATGCACGCGGTCTTTACCTTTAAATGCAATCATGGTCATCTGTGTTTGAGGGATATATTTGCGGGGATTATCAGCAAAAAACAAGACTCCTGCATTTGTTATCTTATCATTGAGTGCTATGCCCAAACTCGTCAGGATATCACGTGGGACTATTTTTTTTATGCTTACCTTTGCCTCTTTCATGAAATTCTGTATCTTTTCCTTTGATATGTCATCCCACGTAACAGCTTTATTGACCTTTTCTTCAAATGGGGTTGTCTCATTCTCTTGAAACATTACACGCAGTTCATGATTGGACATTTTCTGCGTTGTACCGTCAAGACGCCTGAAAAAGCCGGAACTACAACTGTATGGTTTTTCATCTCCCTTAGGCACTTCTATTGCTATGCACTTTTGAAATTGTTTTATCTTTACCTGAACCGAAGGATTACAGTTTCTTGCAACAGAATTGATACGCGCCTTGAGGTCATCTGTCAGTTTTTCTCCGCTTATAGTCCGGTCATCTCTAACGCCCAGAAGAATCACCCCACCCTTGGTATTGGCAAATGCGACAATGTCTTCATCAATCCGGGCTGAAAATCGTTCTTTGAATTCAACGGTAAGCCCTTCACCTTCTTTAATGAGGAAGTTTATTTTGTCTTCATCTTCATTGGGTATCTCCCCGTCCTCGGCAATTCAACCAACAAAAACCGTCATCAGCTCTTTATCATCGGCATATCCAGCCTGCCGTTTATCAGAGGTAAAACATTGCAGGTCTATTCCTGTTGTTTCCTGGAATAGCAGCGCCGAGGCGATGTGGACCGCATCGATGGTTGTCCGTACTGATAAATGCAGGAAAATCTCCTCCGTGCTCTTTAATACGTCATCGGCAACGTGACGACCTCAAGATACGGCAGGTTTTTTTACGTGGTTCGCCAGCCTGTCAAAGGTCCTGTCGTCTATTTCCTTTCCTTGACTTTGCCTTGAAAAGGCTGAAAAACACTCCCTGGTAAGAATAGCGGAAACGAGCAGCCTGTTTTCTTTTGCCAGTTTTCTTACCTTATCCGTACCCTTTTTCTTCAAGAATATCTTCAAATAGACGCTGGTATCGATATATATCAAGGGCAGGTTCATTTACAACCTCTCTTCCCTGCCCTCTATGACAGTCTCGGATAAAGGCTTTCCTGCCAATACAATAACCCTACCAAGCGGCAACCTTCCTTTCGCAGCCCTTCGCAATATTCCCTGTTCTTCCAGGCTTCTGATCTTATCCTCCGGTGTTTCTTTTTTCATGAGTGGCTTGATAACGGCCACAGGGTTTCCCCTCTCCGTTACAACAACCTCCTGCCCCTCTCTTACCAGCTTCAGGTATTTTGAAAAGTGCATGTTTGCTTCCCTTAATCCCACGCGTACCATATCAATCCTCCTGTTGTAGTTATGTTACTACATATTAACTCGTTGTAAACTCTGTATCAATGGATCTTCAAATACCCTCTGGCTATTTCTGTTTATTTCTATTTATAACGGGTTGCCCCGCAATTAGCATAATCAACATACCGTCATATAACTTTCCACCTGACAGTGAAAAGTTCTGTTTTTTCAATCCGCTGTTTCATGCGTGCCTCAATTTCTTCAATGAGCAGGTCCTTTTTGTTATCTACATCGTCCTGTGACTGGTACAGGTGTAAACGCATGGCATTCCGCTTCTTCTCCATCTCCTTTATCTGGCGATGTGCCTGCACCTTTTCCTCAAGATTCAGGATTTTCTTTGCCTCTGTCTTTCGGAATTTTATGTCCCTGTCCAGTTCCTTTAACTCCATTTCCAGACTGATCTTTATATCCTCCGCC
Above is a genomic segment from Candidatus Brocadiaceae bacterium containing:
- a CDS encoding type II toxin-antitoxin system prevent-host-death family antitoxin; translation: MVRVGLREANMHFSKYLKLVREGQEVVVTERGNPVAVIKPLMKKETPEDKIRSLEEQGILRRAAKGRLPLGRVIVLAGKPLSETVIEGREERL
- a CDS encoding PIN domain-containing protein, whose amino-acid sequence is MNLPLIYIDTSVYLKIFLKKKGTDKVRKLAKENRLLVSAILTRECFSAFSRQSQGKEIDDRTFDRLANHVKKPAVS
- a CDS encoding putative DNA binding domain-containing protein, with the translated sequence MVAFANTKGGVILLGVRDDRTISGEKLTDDLKARINSVARNCNPSVQVKIKQFQKCIAIEVPKGDEKPYSCSSGFFRRLDGTTQKMSNHELRVMFQENETTPFEEKVNKAVTWDDISKEKIQNFMKEAKVSIKKIVPRDILTSLGIALNDKITNAGVLFFADNPRKYIPQTQMTMIAFKGKDRVHIYDRQDVEEDLLTQFNAAVLFLMKHLNRRSEIKGVNRKDIYEIPFEALREAIANAIIHRDYSMRGTSLMVEVYDDRVEIVNPGVFPGAKKSDFGKISVRRNERIADMFFRMDKVERAGTGISRMKEAMATAELPTPYIRQTDFYTIILKRTLKMGVEIREKKLGDRVGEKEVVDTTQKTTQKTTQKILEAITNKPDVTKKELAAVIGITEDGVKYHITRLRKKGVIKRIGPDKGGYWEIVGV